A part of Dictyoglomus sp. NZ13-RE01 genomic DNA contains:
- a CDS encoding DNA-binding protein: protein MWDLFEEEFYLPKEVAEKLRVSLRTVQRWLEEEKIKGIKVGGVWRIPESSLKEFLRQQ from the coding sequence ATGTGGGATCTATTTGAGGAAGAGTTTTATCTTCCTAAAGAAGTAGCAGAAAAGCTAAGAGTTTCTCTTAGAACAGTTCAAAGATGGTTGGAAGAAGAAAAAATAAAAGGAATAAAGGTAGGTGGTGTATGGCGAATTCCAGAAAGTTCACTAAAGGAATTCCTGAGACAACAATAA